The window TTCAGCACTTCAGGCTCTTTCGGCTCATCCTTTCGTTCCGCAGCCGAATCGGCGCCTGTTGCTGCGGAAGAATTTTCCTTACTGGTTTTAGGCTTGGCAGCGCCCTCTTCGGCGGGCTGTTCCTCGGTAGAAGCTCCCTTCTCAGCAGACTTCTCCTCACGGTCAGGAGAATGTGCCGTATCCTGGACGGCACTACCCGCTAGCGCGTGCGGCGGAAATCCATTCGTGGTGAGGGCGACCATGATCAGGGTTAAATATACAAAACGCTTCATTCTGCTCTCCGGAAGTTGTTGTATCGCAGGATTTTCCCCGGCCATTGTGATCGCTAGCTCAGTGCGATGCCAACGATAAACCGGCCAGCCCACCACAAATCGGCGAATGTTGTTTTCAGAGCTTCTTAATGGCAGGATGCGCTACTGTGGCCAGTGATCGCGTTACGGTACACTGATTGCACAAGCCTCGATCGGGCTGGTGTGATGGGAGAAGCGTGAGCGTTGTCAGGTTGCGTGGCATTCGGCTGGCCCAGTGGACGACTCGACATACTCTCTTCGCCGGCCACCGTTAGAAAAATATACGAAGCTAGTTTGTGCATATCGTGCCGAAAGGATACTGAGATAATGGCGACCGACCCTAACCCTCGTGCAGGCCAGCTCGCCAGCGACGACATCTCCGATCACGAATCTCAGTTTTCGCATGTCGACGATGACGCGAGCTATGTTTGCGATAACTGTGGAGAGGATATCGCAATTCATATTGACTTGGCGGGAGGCCCAGATCAGACCTATGTGGAGGACTGCCCGGTATGTTGCAGTCCTAGCGTGATTCATGTTCATGTCGATGACGAACATGTGGACGTGCGAGCTGAACCAGAACAAGATCGATATTAGAGATATGCAGATAGAGACATGGTTATCGCCCACTGCGGTGGGACCTCACGAACGCGGCCGTGTCCGCGTGGCGGTAGTGATTGATGTGCTGCGTGCAACGACGGTGGCCACGACGGCCATTGCGGCGGGCGCAAGGTCGGTAACGACGTGTTTGGGCATCGATGAGGCACGGGCCTTGCAACGTGATTGCCAGCCCGACTGCGTACCTCTGCTGTGCGGGGAACGCGAATGCAAACCCATTGAGGGATTCGATTTTGGAAACTCTCCATCGGAGTATTCGCCAGCAGGGGTCGGCGAACGAGATCTGGTGATGACGACGACCAACGGTACCCGCGCCATCGATGCGGCAGCGGATTGCGATGTGATGCTGTTGGCCTGCTTTGCAAACTTGACAGCGGTAGCTGACGCAATCATTGCGGAGGTTTCCGCCTCCACCCCGTCGGGTGCGTTGGATTCTGAGTTCGTCAGCTGCCAACCGCCCTCCACTTCCGGTCGAGTGCGCATTGTGTGTGCGGGCACCAATGGCGCCGTGACGAGTGAAGACGTGCTGTTGGCGGGAGCGTTGATCGCAGTTTGTCATCGCAAACTCAGTGATACGGCACGCTTTTACGACGGGCCCATTGAGTTAGTCAACGATTCCGGATCGATTGCGTTAGCGGCTTGGCAGCACTGCGTCACGCATGACAAGGTGGTTGATTCTGAATCGCTGTCACGTCGTTTGGGCATGACCGGTGGCGGGCAGAACTTGATCGCGGCCGGCTATGAAAACGACCTCGTGGACTGCGCCAGCATCGATGTTTTCGACCAAGTTCCCTGCCGTGACCAACTCCACCCTCCAAGGTTTATCGGTCGATGATTCTAGCCGAATCCCGTGAGCGCCGACGTTTCATCGACACGCAGGGGCGTCTGCCTCCGCTATGGCCTCGCGGCACCATTTTCTTCGCCAATCTGCTGTCGCTTTTCTTCGGCAATTCCGACCAGACCCGCGTGCTCGGAGAGGAGGTCGGCGAACTGGACTCGTACAGCAATCGACTGATTCCGATTCTGAATCTGCTGTTCGCCGGACCGGACAACCTGTTGGTTGTCGAACGCGCTCCGGATCCAGAGCTATGCCGCTACATGCGTGATGAACTCGGTCTGTCCCTACCGGAAATCTGCGTTTTGACACACGAAGAATACTTGGACCTGGGCCGTCAGCTCGAAACGCATCCAGACTCATCGCTGAGCGAGTTGTTACCAGCAGGGCATCCACTGGCCCGAGCAGTTAATGCTCACTCGAATCATTGGATCGATGGCTATGTGATCGACGACATCTTGCCACGAATTGCCGACCGTCTGGGCTGTCCGACGATTTCTTCGACCCAGGCCAGTCAAGCGGGTAATAACAAGCTGCTGTTACACCAATTTTTGCTGACGCAAGATCTGCCGACCGTCGCGACAGAGATTGCCAACCAGCCGGGTGACGTTGTCGATTGCGCAGTTCGATTGCGAGACCAAGGCTATTCCGCCGCCGTAGTCCGCGCTCAAGTCGGAGCGTCCGGGGTGGGGATGTTGAAGTTGCATGATCTGAGTCAACCAGATGTACTGACACAGGTACCTGAATACTTTTTTCATGAAGGTCCCTGTTTGGTCCAGGGCTGGCTCGGTCCTGGGGTGCAGGGAGTCACGGCAGTCTTGAGTCCGAGCACACAGCTGTTCTTGGACGAGACCCAGGTACACGCCTTCGATATGACGGAGCAGATTCTGAGTGATCATTCTGTTCACGAGGGGAATGAGTCTCCACCGCCCTATTTGAAGAAACGCCCTGAAATCCGCGCCGAAACGATGCGTCAAGCAGAAATCGTCGGTGGATGGCTACATGAGACGGGGTACCGTGGTACGGCGAGCATCGACTGGTTGGTTATTCAGCGTGCAGCAGATACGGACTGGGAGGTCTACGTTTGTGAGATCAACGCCCGTGTAACAGGGGCGACTTACCCCTCCCTGCTCGCCAAGCATTTTCATCCCGAGGGGGCTTGGCTATTGCGTAATCTACGACTGTCGCAGCCCGTCACTGCCGCGGCACTGCTGGATGTTTTTGCGGCAAAAGATCATCTGTTTCAATTGGGCAAACGGGCGGGAGTGCTGCCATTGAATTTTAATTTTGGCAAAGACGGTCTGGTCCACAAAGGCCAGTTCATTTGCGTGGGGAAAGACACGCAGGAATGCCATCGATTCCTCGCCTTGGCGGAGCAGGATCTACCGGGCGGCTGGAAGGCTGATCGTGATTAAACGGAGGCCAGGGATCGATGCAGATGGATGCGCTGGTGCACAACGACGATGATTCGCTACCACACTCGAAAGGCAAACTGATTTGATTGGTAATGACAAGCACGAACATCTCAAATCGCGGTTAACATCGTTAACGCGGGACTTGATTCTGATTCCGAGTACGGAGAGTCGCCCTGCAGAACGTCAAAAATCATTCGAGTTCTTAAGGCATCACCTCGACTCGTCGCCAGGCGTTCGCCTTGATACGTTCAACCGGAACGGACATGAGTCGTTGGTGGTTCGGCCCGAGGGCTGTGATGCACCGGAGATTTTGTTGTGTGGACACGTTGATGTGATCGAGCATTCGGAGTCGGACTGCTACCATTCCAAGGTGGAGAACGGCCGGATCATTGGCCCCGGCAGCGGTGACATGAAGGGCCAGATTGCCATCATGATCGAATTGATGAGAGCGATCCATCGCCGCGGCGGCGGGGCAAGCGTGGGGTTGGCAGTCACGTCCGACGAAGAACGTGGCGGTGCGGATGGCGTGCGATTTTTGCTGGATGAGATCGGGTTGAGGTGTGGGGTGGCAATTATCCCTGATGGTGGTTCGCTGGATAAGATTACGACTGCGGAAAAGGGAGTTGTGCACGCACGTCTGGTTCAATACGGCCGCGAGGCGCATGCGGCACGCCCATGGTTAGGCGATAATGCGATCGAACGGTTGCTGCCCCGGTTGAATAGATTGATCGAACATTTTGCCAAGTACTGGCCTCAGGACAAAATCGATCCAACGGTGGATCATTGGTTTCCTACGTGCAGCATCACGATGTGTGAGAGCGAAAATACGACGGTCAACCGGGTTCCATCCGGTGCTTCGGCAGTGATTGATATCCGGTTTCCACCGCCCCACAGTGTCGAGTCGATGCTCGCGGAAGTCGCCCACATTATTGGCGCAGATTGCGCGTTAATACCTCTGATGACGGCGGAGCCGACCGACCTCGCCCCGGACCCACTGTTCTGCCAAGCGACCGCCGACGAGACCGGTAACGCCGTGGGCTTGGTGCGGGCCTCTGGTGGAAGCGATGGCCGATTTTTCCGCGAGCATGGCATCAGCGTGAACCTATCGCGCCCCCTCGTTGGTAATCTGCACGCCATCGATGAATGGATCGATATTGACTCGATGGTGACCTACTACCAAATCTGCAAACACTACATTGACCAACGACTGGCATAGCCCGGTAGGTGGCAAAGTGTACGTTGATGCCAACGCGTCGAGGTTGACTGGTTGCGGGGCGATCAGGACGTCACGCCGCTAAAGGTGCGCTGTGCCGTGGGCATTTGCTGGTCCAATTTCGTCGCGGCGTGGACGGTTGTGGAGTCCCGCCAACCCGCTGACGTAGCGGTTGCCATCGACGAAGAAACGCAGAGGCAACTCGGCGGCATGGCGAATCCCTACCCGTGGTGAGGTGATAATGCGAGCTCGGAGGTCGCGACCGAGCGTCAGCCGCCAGTCGTTTGAACGGAGCACTTCCACGCCGTCGCAGTCCCGTTGGATCTGCATCGCGTGGCAAATCATCCCCGGACCGGATGTGATTCGGCGATGGTTGGTCGTGCCGCGATTTTGCTGCATTTGCTCCATACCCCACACCGGTTCGATCGCGCGAATCAGCACCGCCGACCCGATCCCCGAGTCCTCGGTGACCAAGTTCATGCAGTGTTTGGCGTGGATTGGATATACATAGAGCGTGCCCGGGGCCCCGAACATCGACGCGTTGCCAGCCGTCAGGCCGCGCGAGCTATGACTTGCGGGATCATCTTGGGCCAGATAGGCCTCCGTCTCGACAATCCAGCCACCGAGCCATCTTCCATCGACGCGGTGGGCAACACCGCAGCCGAGGAGCCCGCGGGCAACCTCCGCAGGTCCACGCCGAAAAAACTCAACGTTCAGGGAACTCTGCACAGGGGGTAGGCTCATGGAGTACAGGCCGCCGGGTGGGAATTGGGTAAAGTTTGCCGGATGTGCGGACGATAACGATTGTGACGCCGGTTCTGAACTTTGGATTCCGGCCGGAGGTTGCAATTCATTGGTGGACTTTTCACCGGGAGCATCCTCCACCCCCAAAAAACCGCCCACGTGACACGGACGTCTGCGATGATTCACGCTGCTCAAACACTATTGCTCGCTCTCAGCTTAACTCTCACCGTCGGTTGCTGTGGTCCGCTATGGAACCATGGTGGCTACGCAGGGGCATGTGGTGGCGGCTGCAGCGACGGTTGTGGGGCCTGCGACGGATGTGGTGAGCTGTACGTTGACCCCTGGATCAACGATCCGGCCGATTGCTGCGATCCCTGTGATTCATGTGGTAACTTCAATGGACAATCGTGCGGAAAGTGCCGCCCCGTCTTCGCCGGCATTAAAAGCCTGTGGGGATATCGATGTGCCGACAGCTGTGGCGGAGGTTGCGATGGAGGCTGTGACGGCGGCTGCAGCACCGGCAGCTGTGGCGGAGATTGTGGTTGTGATGGACACGGTTCACTGCACCCCGCTGGTGAGTACATCGGCGGTTACTCCGAAGGTCAGCCCACCATTGCCTTGGGCGATGGTGAGCGAATTGTGGAGTCGCACATGTCGGGCCAACCGACACCGGCGCGAATCAGCCAGCAAAGTGGTACCGCCCGCCAGATTTTCCAACCTCGCCGTGTCAATCAGCCTCGCTCGCTGGCATACTGAGGTCCAGGAAACTTGCAAAAACCCAGCCAAGCGTCACGACAGGAGTCGTTCCTAGACGCTCGGTCCAGGTTCGCGGTTCTGAATGCTCAGTTCTGCTTCTCCGTCATCCCCGCGGTAGGTGAGCACGCTGTGAACGTCATAGGGTTCCAATCTCGCCTGGCCGCCGAGGGGCTCTAGGTGCAGCAAAAAGGAACAACCGACGATTTTCGCATCGCATTTTTCGAGCAGACGTAGACAGGCCTCAACGGTGCCTCCGGTCGCGAGCAGATCATCGACGACCAGAACGCGCTGGCCGGGCTGGATGCCATCGACATGGATTTGCAACTCGTCGGTGCCATATTCCAGCTGGTAGGCGAAGGAATGCAGATCAAACGGAAGTTTGCCTGGTTTGCGAATGGGTACGAATCCAGCACCTAAACGCATCGCCAGCGGAGTCCCAAAGATAAATCCGCGTGCCTCGGCCGCTGCCACGATGTCCACGCCGGCGTCTAGAAAAGGAGCCGCCATCTGTTCAACGGCCTCGTGCAAGGCCGCTGCATCACACAGCAGCGGTGTGATATCACGATACAATATTCCTGGTTTAGGGTAGTCAGGAATGTCTCGAATCAAAGAGCGAAGGTCCGTCATGACGTTGTCTCTGCGATGCTGGGGTAAGGTGTGAAGAATCGGTACCACCAGACCATAACCGCTCAGCTGACCGGAACAAAAGCACCAGTTGACAAAATCTCAAATTGTCGGACTTTGGCAATCACCCCCATCGAACGTTGGACCCCATGCACTGGCATCGGCTGCCCGTGCGATCAATCATCCATTGGCAGTTCGTTAGCCTTCGATGGTGTCCGCTTCGGTCATATCGAAAATGCGGTTCCAGGGCACGGCAGGAGAGGCGCCGTCGACGTCGTTCTCTGCCTTCCGGCGGCATTCGATGCAGTCGCTCGCGTAAGGAATGGCGCGGAGCCGATTGAGCGGAATGGGTTTGCCGCAGTCCTCGCAATCGCCGTAGGTACCCTGCTGGAATTTCGCAATCGCTTCTTCAATTGCGACCAATTCTTTGCTTTCGACCTCGACCAGCTGGCTGTTCAGCTCGTCCTGAACCGTGTCAGCGGCTGCGTCTAACGCATCGCCGGTCTTCTGCTGATGGAGTTCGCTCAGCAAGCTGAGGTCGCCTGCTAAAGCCTTCCGGAGGGCATCGCGACGGCGGACCAAAGTCGCTCGCAAATTTTGCAAAGATTCTTTTCTGGGCATTGGAAAACCTTTCTTTCAGACGAGTGCGTCCGGGGTAACCGGAAAAATCCGGCTCGCGACAACCCTTCAGACGTGCCAAGACGTAGGAAAGTTCGCGAAACCGATCTGCCACCTTGGCTGGACTACCTCGAAAGCGTGCGATGGGGACTCATTGGTGCTAGCCATGTGCGTGCGAGGTGAATACCTCGCCCGCACAAGGGTATCCATTGAATGGAAGATGCAACCCTAAAAAACGGGCGATTACACGGACAGACCTGTGCTACCGCAACGGTTGTGCCGAAAACATCGCTTCGTCCCCGAAAAAAGTTTTTCCTGTGGCAGAGGGTGACCTCGACAGTTCCAGAATCCCCAATTGGAAGGGGATCAAGGACTTTGCCGTCAACTTAGGTTTACTCCAATGGGCGAAGCGTCATCGTGCCAAAATGGAGCCCGTCCGCCTCGTTGTAAGCGAAACTACCACTCACATTGAAATATTTCCGTAATTGCTCAAACTTGGGTAAGTTCTGCCGTTGCAAGAGCTCGCTGAACTTCTGGGCAACGGGACTGTTCGCACCGCGACGGTCAAATGCGCCTGCCAAGGTGGGGGAGGCGGCAAGATCGTACAGGACTCGGTAGCTATCCGCATCACGATTAAATGACAGGAAAAACGGTTGCTCGCCGGCTAGTTTCGCCCCGAGTTCCGACAACATCAGCGCAAAGTCAGTATCATCGATCAATCTGGGCTGGGAGCCGGAGCGAGTCCGGATCGCCTGCTCGACGACCTCCCGTGAGTCGGAGAGTACGAGGTAGTCATCGAGCAGCATCACGCTCCGTTCGACCTGCCGCATCGTATCGGGCAACTCGCGGCCAGGCTTCGCGAAATAGACCTGGATGTCCCCGATCGTCTCCGGCCGCATGTCCGAAGCGGGCAGTTTTTGGCGGATTTTGTCCAGCATCTCTCTCGCTTTTTTGACGTCACGAACCTGTAACGCATCCATGCGCGCGATCGCGTTCCACGCCGCCGGCTCTTGATAGCGGCGAACGCCGACGTATCGCCCTGTAAGGTTCGCTAGTAAGTCATCTTTCAGGCTCACGTCCAATCTGGCCTGAACGCGATCTTCGGTGAAACGCTCAAAGCTGCCCTCGCCTGCAAAACGGTTGACAATCTTTGCAAGGTTCTCCGCCGCCGTAGCGATATCCCAATTGGCGGTCAAATACGACGTCG of the Allorhodopirellula heiligendammensis genome contains:
- a CDS encoding adenine phosphoribosyltransferase, with protein sequence MTDLRSLIRDIPDYPKPGILYRDITPLLCDAAALHEAVEQMAAPFLDAGVDIVAAAEARGFIFGTPLAMRLGAGFVPIRKPGKLPFDLHSFAYQLEYGTDELQIHVDGIQPGQRVLVVDDLLATGGTVEACLRLLEKCDAKIVGCSFLLHLEPLGGQARLEPYDVHSVLTYRGDDGEAELSIQNREPGPSV
- a CDS encoding CPXCG motif-containing cysteine-rich protein, which encodes MATDPNPRAGQLASDDISDHESQFSHVDDDASYVCDNCGEDIAIHIDLAGGPDQTYVEDCPVCCSPSVIHVHVDDEHVDVRAEPEQDRY
- a CDS encoding 2-phosphosulfolactate phosphatase — translated: MQIETWLSPTAVGPHERGRVRVAVVIDVLRATTVATTAIAAGARSVTTCLGIDEARALQRDCQPDCVPLLCGERECKPIEGFDFGNSPSEYSPAGVGERDLVMTTTNGTRAIDAAADCDVMLLACFANLTAVADAIIAEVSASTPSGALDSEFVSCQPPSTSGRVRIVCAGTNGAVTSEDVLLAGALIAVCHRKLSDTARFYDGPIELVNDSGSIALAAWQHCVTHDKVVDSESLSRRLGMTGGGQNLIAAGYENDLVDCASIDVFDQVPCRDQLHPPRFIGR
- a CDS encoding TraR/DksA family transcriptional regulator, with the protein product MPRKESLQNLRATLVRRRDALRKALAGDLSLLSELHQQKTGDALDAAADTVQDELNSQLVEVESKELVAIEEAIAKFQQGTYGDCEDCGKPIPLNRLRAIPYASDCIECRRKAENDVDGASPAVPWNRIFDMTEADTIEG
- a CDS encoding M20 family metallopeptidase, with the protein product MIGNDKHEHLKSRLTSLTRDLILIPSTESRPAERQKSFEFLRHHLDSSPGVRLDTFNRNGHESLVVRPEGCDAPEILLCGHVDVIEHSESDCYHSKVENGRIIGPGSGDMKGQIAIMIELMRAIHRRGGGASVGLAVTSDEERGGADGVRFLLDEIGLRCGVAIIPDGGSLDKITTAEKGVVHARLVQYGREAHAARPWLGDNAIERLLPRLNRLIEHFAKYWPQDKIDPTVDHWFPTCSITMCESENTTVNRVPSGASAVIDIRFPPPHSVESMLAEVAHIIGADCALIPLMTAEPTDLAPDPLFCQATADETGNAVGLVRASGGSDGRFFREHGISVNLSRPLVGNLHAIDEWIDIDSMVTYYQICKHYIDQRLA
- a CDS encoding DNA-3-methyladenine glycosylase; its protein translation is MSLPPVQSSLNVEFFRRGPAEVARGLLGCGVAHRVDGRWLGGWIVETEAYLAQDDPASHSSRGLTAGNASMFGAPGTLYVYPIHAKHCMNLVTEDSGIGSAVLIRAIEPVWGMEQMQQNRGTTNHRRITSGPGMICHAMQIQRDCDGVEVLRSNDWRLTLGRDLRARIITSPRVGIRHAAELPLRFFVDGNRYVSGLAGLHNRPRRDEIGPANAHGTAHL